In a genomic window of Comamonadaceae bacterium OTU4NAUVB1:
- a CDS encoding glycosyltransferase WbuB, whose product MKLLVYGINFAPELTGIGKYSGEMVAWLAERGHEVRVVTAPPYYPEWKVWPGYSATRYATHDWKGARVYRTPVWVPKKVNGLRRLLHLGSFALASIPALLAQWRWKPDVVWMTEPPLFCTPAGLAFARMRSSVAWLHIQDYEVDAAFELGLLKGARLRAGVTRVERALMGAFDRVSTISQRMLERAASKGVTAERLISFPNWADVTAIRPLTGPSPFRAELGIAEDTVVALYSGNMGGKQGLEVLSDMAILLRDVPNIAFVFCGMGAGRADLMARCGGLANVHFMDLQPVERLGDLLGLADIHLLPQRADAADLVMPSKLTGMLSSGRPVLAGARADTELGQVVATCGRIVPPEDAPAFADAMLSLASQPELRRELGAKARACAEARFARDAVLERFERDLQDSIDARRAR is encoded by the coding sequence ATGAAGCTGCTGGTCTACGGCATCAATTTCGCGCCGGAACTCACGGGCATCGGCAAGTACTCCGGCGAGATGGTGGCCTGGCTGGCCGAACGGGGACACGAGGTCCGCGTCGTGACCGCGCCGCCCTACTACCCCGAATGGAAGGTCTGGCCCGGCTACAGCGCCACGCGCTACGCCACGCACGACTGGAAGGGCGCGCGCGTCTACCGCACGCCGGTCTGGGTGCCGAAGAAGGTCAACGGCCTGCGCCGCCTCCTGCACCTGGGAAGCTTCGCGCTGGCCAGCATCCCGGCCCTGCTGGCGCAGTGGCGCTGGAAACCCGACGTCGTCTGGATGACCGAGCCGCCGCTGTTCTGCACGCCGGCCGGCCTGGCGTTCGCCCGGATGCGCTCGTCGGTCGCGTGGCTGCACATCCAGGACTACGAGGTCGATGCCGCTTTCGAACTGGGCCTGCTCAAGGGCGCGCGGCTGCGCGCCGGCGTGACCCGCGTCGAGCGCGCGCTCATGGGCGCCTTCGACCGCGTCTCCACCATTTCCCAGCGCATGCTCGAACGCGCCGCCAGCAAGGGCGTGACCGCCGAGCGGCTGATCTCTTTTCCCAACTGGGCCGACGTCACGGCGATCCGGCCGCTCACCGGTCCGAGCCCGTTCCGGGCCGAACTCGGCATCGCCGAGGACACCGTGGTCGCGCTCTACTCGGGCAACATGGGCGGCAAGCAGGGCCTCGAGGTGCTCTCGGACATGGCCATCCTGCTGCGCGACGTGCCCAACATCGCCTTCGTCTTCTGCGGCATGGGCGCCGGACGCGCCGATCTGATGGCGCGCTGCGGCGGTCTGGCCAACGTCCACTTCATGGACCTGCAGCCGGTCGAACGCCTGGGCGACCTGCTGGGCCTCGCCGACATCCACCTGCTGCCCCAGCGCGCGGACGCGGCCGACCTGGTGATGCCGTCCAAGCTCACGGGCATGCTCAGCAGCGGGCGGCCCGTGCTGGCCGGCGCGCGGGCGGACACCGAACTGGGCCAGGTCGTCGCGACCTGCGGGCGCATCGTGCCTCCCGAGGACGCACCCGCCTTCGCCGACGCGATGCTCTCGCTGGCGTCCCAGCCCGAGCTGCGTCGCGAACTCGGCGCAAAGGCGCGGGCCTGCGCCGAGGCGCGCTTCGCCCGCGATGCCGTGCTGGAGCGCTTCGAGCGCGACCTGCAGGACAGCATCGACGCGCGACGCGCCCGCTGA
- a CDS encoding polysaccharide biosynthesis tyrosine autokinase: protein MNTTTTSYSGDGPPTTADEGGAADFGHYAEVIRTNKWLILAITVVVLAIGVAIAMLSRPTYESLIVLQVEDAPDNGSKGFLSEAGGMFDMRAPTTAEMEIVRSRMVVAPAVEQTKLYISASPRYVPLVGGWLARRASGLSNPGFLGFGGYVSGLERISVATFDVPADLEGSPFVLTAQANGGYSLSHPRIGEALNGRVGTVLNATTVHGPISLLVSELSGKPGAEFDLSRAPKLATIAGVQESLALIERGKSSGIINVSMQGNDPYRITRVLNAVGQQYVQQNIERKAAEAQKTLAFLDVQLPQFKQQLEASEEVYNRYRNQKATVAFSEEANLILTSSVDRQTKLLEAQQRRRELESRFTSGHPSVQTLDAQIAALQADIGGIQTRIKGLPAIQQEAVRMERDVKVNTELYQSLLNSALQLRLVKEGKVGNVRVLDAAVTPEYPIKPNRTAIIGAALALGLFLGLLTAFIRSAMAEQRIRDPHEVETHSGLPVFSTIPLSDAQDAIAKRRLTGASGARLLAIEKPDDPAVESLRSLRTAMQFAMLESPNNRVVITGATPGVGKSFVTANFAALMAAAGKRTLLIDADLRRGHAHQYFGLQRHGGLSELIAGSLSVQQTVHKQVAPDLDFLATGQLPPNPAELLVSSSFKSILDTLSQQYDLVVIDSPPVLVAADTATMAAHAGTVLLVARADLSTMGELKESVRRLSLTGKVASGVLLNGMNLDRRGYSAPKYGRYRYTSYNYESVLPSEELPGGKLH, encoded by the coding sequence ATGAACACCACCACCACCTCCTACTCGGGCGACGGCCCGCCGACCACCGCGGACGAAGGCGGCGCCGCCGACTTCGGCCACTACGCCGAGGTCATCCGCACGAACAAGTGGCTCATCCTCGCCATCACCGTCGTGGTCCTGGCGATCGGCGTCGCCATCGCGATGCTGTCGCGCCCGACCTACGAGTCGCTCATCGTGCTGCAGGTCGAGGACGCGCCGGACAACGGCTCGAAGGGCTTCCTGAGCGAAGCCGGCGGCATGTTCGACATGCGCGCACCCACCACCGCCGAGATGGAGATCGTGCGTTCGCGCATGGTGGTGGCACCGGCCGTCGAGCAGACCAAGCTCTACATCTCGGCCTCGCCGCGCTACGTCCCGCTGGTCGGCGGCTGGCTGGCACGCCGCGCGAGCGGCCTGTCCAATCCGGGCTTCCTGGGCTTCGGCGGCTACGTGTCGGGCCTGGAACGCATCTCGGTGGCGACCTTCGACGTGCCGGCCGACCTCGAGGGCTCGCCCTTCGTGCTCACGGCGCAGGCCAACGGCGGCTATTCGCTGTCGCATCCGCGCATCGGTGAAGCCCTGAACGGCCGCGTCGGCACCGTCCTGAACGCCACCACAGTGCACGGCCCGATCTCGCTGCTGGTCAGCGAACTCTCCGGCAAGCCGGGCGCCGAGTTCGACCTGTCCCGCGCACCCAAGCTGGCGACGATCGCCGGCGTGCAGGAGTCGCTCGCGCTGATCGAGCGCGGCAAGTCCTCGGGCATCATCAACGTGTCGATGCAGGGCAACGACCCGTACCGCATCACGCGCGTGCTCAACGCCGTCGGCCAGCAGTACGTGCAGCAGAACATCGAGCGCAAGGCGGCCGAGGCGCAGAAGACGCTGGCCTTCCTGGACGTGCAGCTGCCCCAGTTCAAGCAGCAGCTCGAAGCCTCCGAGGAGGTCTACAACCGCTATCGCAACCAGAAGGCGACCGTCGCGTTCTCCGAGGAAGCCAACCTGATCCTGACCTCGTCGGTGGACCGCCAGACCAAGCTGCTCGAAGCGCAGCAGCGTCGCCGCGAGCTGGAGAGCCGCTTCACCTCCGGTCACCCGTCGGTGCAGACGCTCGACGCGCAGATCGCCGCGCTGCAGGCCGACATCGGCGGCATCCAGACCCGCATCAAGGGCCTGCCCGCGATCCAGCAGGAAGCCGTGCGCATGGAGCGCGACGTGAAGGTCAACACCGAGCTCTACCAGTCGCTGCTCAACAGCGCGCTGCAGCTGCGCCTGGTGAAGGAGGGCAAGGTCGGCAACGTGCGCGTGCTCGACGCCGCCGTGACGCCGGAATACCCGATCAAGCCCAACCGCACCGCCATCATCGGCGCGGCCCTGGCGCTCGGCCTGTTCCTGGGCCTGCTGACGGCGTTCATCCGCAGCGCGATGGCCGAGCAGCGCATCCGCGATCCGCACGAGGTCGAGACCCACAGCGGCCTGCCGGTGTTCTCCACCATCCCGCTGAGCGACGCGCAGGACGCCATCGCCAAGCGCCGCCTGACCGGCGCCAGCGGCGCCCGCCTGCTGGCCATCGAGAAGCCGGACGATCCGGCCGTCGAGAGCCTGCGCAGCCTGCGCACCGCCATGCAGTTCGCCATGCTGGAGTCGCCGAACAACCGCGTCGTCATCACCGGCGCCACGCCGGGCGTCGGCAAGAGCTTCGTGACGGCCAACTTCGCCGCCCTGATGGCCGCCGCCGGCAAGCGCACGCTGCTGATCGATGCCGACCTGCGCCGTGGCCATGCCCACCAGTACTTCGGCCTGCAGCGCCACGGCGGCCTGTCCGAGCTGATCGCCGGCAGCCTGTCGGTACAGCAGACGGTGCACAAGCAGGTCGCGCCGGACCTGGACTTCCTGGCCACCGGCCAGCTGCCGCCCAACCCGGCCGAACTGCTGGTGTCGTCGTCCTTCAAGAGCATCCTGGACACGCTGTCGCAACAGTACGACCTGGTGGTGATCGATTCGCCCCCGGTGCTGGTGGCGGCCGACACGGCCACCATGGCGGCCCATGCCGGCACGGTGCTGCTGGTGGCCCGCGCCGACCTGTCCACCATGGGCGAGCTCAAGGAGAGCGTGCGCCGGCTGTCGCTGACCGGCAAGGTCGCCTCGGGCGTGCTGCTCAACGGCATGAACCTGGACCGCCGCGGCTACTCGGCGCCCAAGTACGGCCGCTACCGCTACACGAGCTACAACTACGAGAGCGTGCTGCCGTCCGAGGAACTGCCCGGCGGCAAGCTGCACTGA
- a CDS encoding sugar transferase produces the protein MFRSDSTAQANLVRRLPRGGGDPQPAPLYLQPRQFTLIERAAKRSMDIAGALVFFAIFGPLYVLVALGVRISMGTPVHFGQTRMGVDGKAFRFFKFRSMVRNSEDILDDYLSKNDEARKQWDTFQKLDNDPRITPLGHFIRKLSLDELPQFWNVLKGDMSIVGPRPCMERQRSLYGKTWGHYCAVRPGLTGLWQVSGRNRLSYAQRVELDAKYVNEWSLWLDIKILAKTVYTVISGDGSR, from the coding sequence ATGTTTCGTTCTGATTCGACCGCGCAAGCTAATCTGGTTCGTCGACTGCCCCGTGGCGGTGGAGATCCCCAGCCCGCCCCGCTGTATCTCCAGCCCCGCCAGTTCACGCTGATCGAACGGGCCGCCAAGCGCTCGATGGACATTGCGGGCGCATTGGTGTTCTTCGCGATCTTCGGGCCGCTGTACGTGCTGGTGGCGCTGGGTGTTCGCATCAGCATGGGCACGCCGGTGCATTTCGGCCAGACCCGCATGGGCGTGGACGGCAAGGCGTTCCGATTCTTCAAGTTCCGCTCGATGGTGCGCAATTCCGAGGACATCCTCGACGACTACCTCAGCAAGAACGACGAGGCCCGCAAGCAGTGGGACACCTTCCAGAAGCTCGACAACGACCCGCGCATCACGCCGCTGGGCCATTTCATCCGCAAGCTGAGCCTGGACGAGCTGCCCCAATTCTGGAACGTGCTCAAGGGCGACATGAGCATCGTCGGTCCCCGTCCCTGCATGGAACGCCAGCGCAGCCTCTACGGCAAGACCTGGGGCCACTACTGCGCCGTGCGTCCGGGCCTCACGGGTCTGTGGCAGGTCAGCGGCCGCAACCGCCTCTCGTATGCCCAGCGCGTCGAACTCGATGCCAAGTACGTGAACGAGTGGTCGCTCTGGCTGGACATCAAGATTCTTGCAAAAACTGTCTATACCGTGATTTCCGGCGATGGCTCGCGCTGA
- a CDS encoding GDP-L-fucose synthase produces the protein MNEFQKRIYVAGHRGMVGSAIVRQLTAQGHSRLITRTHAELDLTDQASVRRFFAVEKPDEVYLAAAKVGGIHANNTYPADFLYDNLMLEANLIHEAWRSGVRKLLFLGSSCIYPRLAAQPMAEDALLTGKLEPTNEPYAIAKIAGIKLCESYNRQHGTDFRSVMPTNLYGPGDNYHPENSHVLPALIRRFHEARMAGTPTVVIWGTGTPKREFLYVDDMAAACVHVMNLPHDTYAASTEPMNSHINVGSGEDLSILELARLVGDVVGFRGEIRCDADKPDGAPRKLLDISRIRELGWTPTVGLREGIESAYEDFRAYLASASAAQFAAPAVR, from the coding sequence ATGAACGAGTTCCAGAAGCGCATCTATGTCGCCGGCCACCGAGGCATGGTGGGCAGCGCCATCGTGCGCCAATTGACCGCCCAGGGCCACAGCCGCCTCATCACGCGCACGCATGCCGAACTCGACCTGACCGACCAGGCGTCGGTGCGGCGCTTCTTCGCCGTGGAAAAGCCCGACGAGGTGTATCTGGCGGCGGCCAAGGTCGGCGGCATCCACGCCAACAACACCTATCCCGCGGATTTCCTCTACGACAACCTGATGCTGGAGGCCAACCTCATCCACGAGGCCTGGCGCAGCGGCGTGCGCAAGCTGCTGTTCCTCGGCTCGAGCTGCATCTATCCGCGTCTGGCGGCCCAGCCGATGGCAGAGGACGCCCTGCTCACGGGCAAGCTCGAACCGACCAACGAGCCCTACGCCATCGCCAAGATCGCCGGCATCAAGCTCTGCGAGAGCTACAACCGCCAGCACGGCACCGATTTCCGCAGCGTCATGCCCACCAACCTCTACGGTCCGGGCGACAACTACCACCCCGAGAACAGCCACGTCCTGCCAGCGCTCATCCGCCGTTTCCACGAAGCGCGCATGGCGGGCACGCCCACGGTCGTGATCTGGGGCACGGGCACGCCCAAGCGCGAGTTCCTCTACGTGGACGACATGGCCGCGGCCTGCGTGCACGTGATGAACCTCCCGCACGACACCTACGCCGCGTCGACCGAACCGATGAACAGCCACATCAACGTGGGCAGCGGCGAGGACCTGTCGATCCTGGAACTGGCGCGGCTCGTGGGCGACGTGGTGGGTTTCCGCGGCGAGATCCGCTGCGATGCCGACAAGCCCGATGGCGCACCGCGCAAGCTGCTGGACATCTCCCGCATCCGCGAACTGGGATGGACGCCGACCGTCGGCTTGCGCGAGGGCATCGAGAGCGCCTACGAGGACTTCAGGGCCTACCTCGCCAGCGCCTCGGCAGCGCAATTCGCGGCACCTGCGGTCCGCTGA